A single Equus asinus isolate D_3611 breed Donkey chromosome 21, EquAss-T2T_v2, whole genome shotgun sequence DNA region contains:
- the MRPS25 gene encoding small ribosomal subunit protein mS25 isoform X3 yields the protein MPMKGRFPIRRTLQYLGQGDVVFKDSVKVMTVNYNTHGELGEGARASFAGLLTVVIGSAGSSATPTAPDSIMLFSAWSRDSLSRSWRVKAPRPLLVPVPSAVQLSPPGPCSKCQWPVLQPWASHRLGVSAGKFVFFNIPQIQYKNPWVQIMMFKNMTPSPFLRFYLDLYRAC from the exons ATGCCCATGAAGGGCCGCTTCCCTATCCGCCGCACGCTGCAGTACCTGGGCCAGGGGGACGTGGTGTTCAAGGACTCAGTGAAGGTTATGACGGTGAACTACAACACGCACGGGGAGCTGGGCGAGGGCGCCAG gGCTTCTTTTGCAGGGCTCCTCACCGTCGTGATCGGGTCAGCGGGCTCCTCCGCCACCCCCACCGCCCCAGACTCCATAATGCTGTTTTCAGCCTGGAGCAGAGACTCACTGAGCCGAAGCTGGCGAGTGAAAG CCCCCAGGCCTTTGCTTGTTCCTGTGCCCTCAGCAGTTCAGCTGTCCCCACCTGGACCTTGCTCCAAGTGCCAGTGGCCAGTGCTACAGCCCTGGGCTAGCCATCGTCTTGGGGTGTCTGCCGG gaaatttgtgtttttcaacATACCTCAGATTCAATACAAAAACCCTTGGGTGCAGATCATGATGTTTAAGAACATGACACCATCACCCTTCCTGCGATTCTACCTAG ATTTGTACAGAGCCTGCTAG